In Diabrotica undecimpunctata isolate CICGRU chromosome 9, icDiaUnde3, whole genome shotgun sequence, the DNA window CTTGCCTCtctctttcaaatacttctttacCATAATGttaggatatcttacagaatatatacgtaaggcaatagcggcattttggtgacattcgaaacaAACTCCAATCAGaccatacaattctgcatttgatatactcatcacgacttattagtactgataattaattactaatattaacaatattaatatctattgaaaaaaatgcaatcttcaattcgaattacaatataacacttcttaacaatgttttgactgctgtcaataaataaacaatatgaactccccgtcaaatttattgtcgtagcctacttgtttcgaaaaaactatttttaatcatatgaaataacaatggtcaaaatagctatcaacattaagattcttctgctataaaaaaatttgaaagtacctactgacttattttttattttaatttataatacagggtgagtcaatactatacttacttatgtttatgcgtttttattcatatctcgagtttgacaaaagctattaacatgcggtttgcgtcattttgttacgaatttaatccagttccattataatttacaataaataggtgtttccattaaacattttaaagaaaaacaaatttaaattttttctattcgaaagtaccctctacctatgacaattaaaactaaatgcaattattttatagtagatgtaaattaatgcatctacactctttctaatgacactaatttcgttaaaatcggttgatccaaaccaaagttataggtatttatccacaaatactttcccactctcccccaccctttatttgaaaaaataaaaaaaagtacctGAACAACTTTGTGTAGAATATAGGCCTCTTTCtaatttacttatttaacacttggtataattgggcatatttcccaaaaaactggttttcaaagttttctttacAGGTCACGCCCTCTAGCGGTTaccccagaaacttgaaagttatttccagcgatttctcttggccacttttactaaggaattttttctcctaaagttataacataaatagtttctgatatatagccgagagatcggcttattggaccacccggtatatatatatatatatatatatatatatatatatatatatatatatatatatatatatatatatatatatatatatatatatatatatattacaataaattatttttgttaatttttaattatttttacaaaatatatacaggtatatataattttattttcaaaaattatctGAAATAGTTGATCACATTCCTATAATTTGCTATACCCCCTTGGTAGAAATCTCCATCTCTtctaatgtaaatattttcattatgtTACTCTCTTGGAATATTATAATCGATATTTAGATTAGCAGCTATACAAATGTTGTGCAAAATGGTACATGTATTAATGATTTGAGCGACCCTGAATGGATTGTATCTTAACTTCCTCTTTACAAGTAAACATCTAAATCTGCCTTTTAAGACACCAATACAACTTTCTATACAATTACGAGCAGTCATGTGCCTTTGCGTATACAAAAACTCAGGAGTTCTAGGGGCTGCATTAACTATTGGTGTTAAGCACGTAAGCAGGAGTAGGCAAGCACTTTTCAAGATCAACCATTATAACTTTTAGGCTAGGAATTATGGAAGACCTTATCAACTTTTTTTAGATGATTATATCGGTTAGATGCCTCTACGAGATATCTATCATATTCATCCTGTAGGCTTTCACAAAAACCGTCACAAGAAAACTCAACCACAGAAACCGTCACAAGTGTCGCATGTGTCATTAATCGGCGATTTAAAGGAATAGTTGAACTCTGtgttacatattttattataaggCCATGGCTTGGCTATATTTTCCAATGAAATATTCTGTTCCTCATACTGTTGCTTATAGAGTTCACACATTttggaaatatttaaatgtgaCCCTAGATAATTTTATGATAATTGGTCTTTTCACGCCAATAATGCGACTGTTCAAAGGAAATTTTACACTGTGTTCTCTTACACTACGTCTCACTTCGGTGATTTTTTTGGGGCCGAACCTTTTTTCTTATTCTATCTTCAGATACCACACCACTAGTTTCTTTCTTAGATAAAGCGGTTCCAACGAAGGTCTGCGAAATGTTTAATGTATTCAAGTAAAATAATTTCCAAACGATTACATACACGTGTGGTCTTTGGCGAGTGAATATCGTAAAGTTTTGTTCCGTTGATTTTTTTCTCCCGTTATTTCGCATCGTGTATGGATGGGCTGAAATTTTAACAGTTGGTGCGACAAATTGACGTTTCTGATTAATATCAATTTGAGCAGACcaaaactgttttaaaatatcgTGACGATTTTCTTGTAAAAACTTAAAAACCCAAATTGATTAGAGTTATCATGTAATGGGTTTTCTTTCGGTATCTAAAGTCTCATATAAGTAGGAGTATTACGGCAACGTTAAAATGCATAGCAACTAAAGTATTACTTAAAAACTGAACACCTAAAAACTTAGTTAAAGGAACTGATTGTCCTTACTATTGTTTGAATTGTTATCTCGTATCTCgaattataatatttaaaagtgttTTTTGTGTAATGTGCAGatatctatttttaatttttcaacctataaaaatagtaattatcaCTTTCAATATTGCTAACTAGAATAAAAGTATCATGTCACATACATCCATCAATAATTTGAGAAGTGTAGACTAAGTCACTCAAAATGTTTCATTTACCAAACTTTTAAGTGCTTTAAATATATGCATTGAATAAATTTGCCTGCACTTTAATATGATGATAAACACTACTTAAATATTAACGAAAAGTAAAATACAACATAATTACCTGATATATTATTTTCAAGTGAGGTTATGTGGTCACGTTCTTCTTTCGTAGTCGTTTTAGTATCATTTATTTTCTGTACTAAAGCACACCTTCGCTGCGATTACGAAAAATTCAATTATTATGTTGTATGCTTTACCAGTTTTAATTGACTGGTACTATAGAATATTGTATTTAGATACACCAGTCGGAATAGTCTGGTAGTTCTTAATAAATGTGAGTGCGATCTATGTGTAagtttttaaagatttatttgtAGTAATAGTTATATACATACAAGGAATATACAAACTTGCTGAAAACTGCATCAGTACCAGGCtatttcatctggtaaagcaaaaactgaaatttaaaagtgcatataatattttcaaataaaataaacccaaaacttttatttagaacaaaatacatatttttcataaaatataaaaacaacaaatGCTAAATATTAGTAAGGATAAGTTTTTAAATGTATGCattgtgtttaaaattaaaacaaggtAAACATAAAGCAGGTTTTTCCTTGCATGTGCTGCAGTATGTAGTAACTTTAGTGACCCTTTTATCAGCTTctttacttttcattgtttccctCAGCTTCTTGTAACATTCCATACAATTTCTCCTTTTTTTGGTACCAGATCCTTCGGGTTTGGTCAGTATATGTTTTCTTTTCGAAGACTGAACCAATGTTTGGTCCGTAGACTTATTGGCTAGCTGAAATGCTACTTCTTCGCGAAATTTTATTAGAGGCCACTTTGTGTTTGAGTTTATCGTATTATAAATGATCCAAGAGTTCACTAAAGCTGCCCCAAAAATTAACTCAAAAGCAACTTTTTTATACCACTTTAACGTCTTTCTAAGAGCAGTGTAGTAAGCTGGCATTTGATCACTATAATCAACCCCTTTTTTGGCCTTATTGTAGTCAATAACACAAAGGAGTTTTAAAATGTCtacttgttttctattttttcgaCCAGTATTGTAAAGAGCAGTGTTATGGTTCCCCTTACTGGTTATCATTAAAACAGACCGCTTATGTTGCCACTTAATAACTTTTATCCCTTGTTTATTGCACATACCTATCACTTCATaagatttcatttttcttgtaacaaTTGTCTTAGGGAGACCTTTTCGGTTAGTTCTTAAAGTTCCACAATACAAAGTTCTTTCTAGCAGATCTTGAACTAATGGTACACTGGAGTAAAAGTTATCAGCGTACAGTGTTCTTCCTGTGTCTAGTAAGCTATCCATGATTGCCATAACAACATTATGTGAATGTCCCTTACTTGAAATAGGATCTTCTTTGCCACAATATACTTTAATTCTATAAGTGTAATCATCTGTTGTACACACTTTATATAGTTTCACACCATAcgcttatttttaatatattgacgCATCCCTAAGCGTCCTCTCCAAGGAACCATAATTTCATCGATAACCACGTTTCTACCAGGTGTCAATATATCTTGAAATCTATTGTTTAAAATGTCTAATAAAGGTCTAATTCGGTATAGTTTATCTGTGGTATTTTGCAAACCATCGTTATCGTTGAAATGTAGATATTTTAAGATCAATAAAAATCTGTCCCTTGTCATGATGCTACTTATAAAACTGTTATAGTAAAGAGGATTTTTAGATCAGTATTGTTGTAAAGTAGGGACATTTGTCAGACCTGTACAAATGATAATGGCTAAAAAGCTTTTCATTTCCTGTTGATTTACAGGTATCCAGGATCTTTGTCTAGATTTAGGTTTGATTGAGTTGTTATTTAATTGTTGAGATGCATATCGATTGGTTTCTGTAACCAGGAGATCAATAACCGTGTCATTTATAAATAGTGAATAGCTTTAAAGAGGACTAATGGATTCACTCTGAACGTTAATTACTGGGTTTACTAAATGTTCATTTATACCTATGTTTATATCATTATTTTCAGTTATTGGTATCCATTCATCAAGTGTTGCTACATTTTCGAAAATTTCACTTGAAGTACCTTGGTCTCCTACAAATTTCACATGAAGTAATAAACAAGAagagaaaaaaattgtttacttacTTGTATTTTCAATAAGTTCATCGTCACTCTCGGAACTGATTTTATATTCGTCATTATCTGAATTAGTTGAACATTCAGAAGGAGCGTAATTAGGATCACAGTCCGAATTGTCGCTAAATGGTTCTTCCTCTGATTTGCTCAAAGTATTTATAGTTGTTTCTTGGTGACGATCCAAATTCTGATTGGAGTCTACACAACTACCACTTGCAGTTGCATTTTGCAACGCCAAATTTACTAATTTAACAGTTATTTTACTCATTTTACACAatctttatacaaatattttaagcaCTATTATGGCTCGACCGAGATAACTAAACTAAGctgggaattacaaataaaattactcACCAGTTGAATTCATCTGGGAATCcccacaatgaaaaaaaaaataacttgtaTGCATTACCACTCGAATCCAACGGGTAATAAATGATCCCTCTATTAGATAGATCTCTTTCAGATAATAATATAGGTACCTATAATGTTAGTTTTGACCAACGCGTTTAGTTTGTACGTTACTCGCCAGATGGAAATACATGTATTTATTTTTAGCCGTAATTTCTGCAAACGTAGTTACCAGTCTTTTTCAACTGGTGGCGCAGCGAAGGTGTTATGTGGTCACGTTCTTCTTTCGTAGTCGTTTTAATATCATTTATTTTCTGTACTGCACACAAACGTTGTCTACAGCTCATTTTGTCCATACTTTCTTTAAATATAGTATCACAAACACAATCACTAAGTTCAAACTATCTTCAGAATATTTTTTGTGAGTCACTTTGTACTCATAAACGCGGTAAATGCAAATTTAATATTAATCGCTTTTTCGTCTCTTTTGTTGCAACAGATTACACAATACCTACGTGGATTAGCCTTTTTCTCGGTTGGTGAGCATATTCCGGAATGTGCCTCTCAGTTAGACACAAAGTTCCAGGTTGTATGCTACGTCTTCCAGCTTTTTTAGTGGGTGTATGATAAGTTTCAATTATTCTCTCCACTAGAGTTTTTCTAAATTCCAAATTTCTATCTTGGCCCCCATTTTTTTGGTCCTACACAAATGTGTTCCATACTGAAAtatccaataaataaaaaaatatctttttgtaGTACTTTTTTCCCCTCTTTCTCGTTGTTGGGTAGTCAAGAAAATGTTGATTTAGCCGATCAACACCTCCAATTGTATCATTATAGTCGATGACTACTTTTGGTTTAGAAATGTGATTTTCttctctatctctttttcttttaATCTCCATTTGTGAGTTGTGAACTGTAGATAAAAGACAAACATCTTTCTTGTCCTTTCATTTCAGAAATATTACTTTCCCCTTTTTCAACTTTttccgttgcaattctatgggaACTTCTTTACGATTCAAATGCAAAGTTCCGTACACatctgttttctattttattagtatGTCTGCGAACTAaggaaatgtataaaaattatCTATTGTTAGGCAATAACTCATACCTAACGGTGGTTTCATTAGGGAAAGTACCGGAACACTTGGGTAAATCTTTGTATTCTTCACTTACTTTTGTACTTTTCCCTGTATATATTATGCTAGGCTATAAATATCCAGATTTTAACTCGCAGCAACAATAAAGTTTAATGCTAAATCGAGCCCTTTCCATTGGGATGTATTGCACCCAACCAAGACGTCCTTTATGCAACAGAAGACTTTCATCGACACTGATGTCCCTTTCTGGAGTATACAAAGAGCTGcatttattatttatgttttcaAAAACAGGCCATATTTTATTTAGTTTGGGCTGTGGATGAGTTTTCTGGATTGTACTCTTCATTGTTACCAAAATGCAAATTCTTTTGGATATCATATCTCCTGTAAGCGAGCAACTTCGACAATATCGAAGTTTCAAAGACTTCTGAAGCCGTCCAGTACATTATTTCCTCTGGTTTGCTGAAAATCCCTTGAAGTATTTTCATTGCCAGAAACACATGCAATTCTTCAACAGTAACTGGCGACTATTATGTTGATGCTTGCTGTTGTTGAGCAAATCTATTGGTTTCTGTCACAATTTGATTGACGAGAACatcatcaaaaaataattgaTAATATGATAAAACGTCAAATTCATCTGACAAATCAAAAGTGCATCCAGGAGCTCCAATAAAGGGAAATCTTGGTGAAGCAAAGGCTGGCTGATTTGTACTAATAATATAGCAATTTCTAGCTAAATTCAAAGAGGTGTCAACATCACTTTCCTCTGAATCAATTTCAATTTCGGTATCACTCTCTTCGGAACCACTTGCTGATAGATTTAcgtattctgattcactgtcactgaaataaaaacaaaatatattacaataaagaaaaattctaatttataattCAATATGTTATTTTAgatgaattaaaataaaatgtagtaaaataaaaaatatatacattactATAActtaccgattattatatgcaaaatttacttaccaaacaatataataatattatgaaaataaggcacaaattagttcaaactcaaaaacacaataaatatcgacttcagacgtctttacaccggcaagacagaagacttgtataaaaacaaaagttcgacaatAGTATCGTTTATCAATGGTGacgattgcaaattgcaagttatgagataataaatatacttAATTTAATAAGGTATTGGTGAAGTTCATTATTGTATGGTGAACACAACTTTGTCAAGAGTAGAAGGATCACTGGAATTTAAATCCAACACTGATTGAATGGAGTTTCTTGCGTCATCCTGGTCGATCATCGTATAAAGATCGGTGAAAAATTTAGAGATTTGAGTTGTAGCAGGAAGTTCTGATCGAATCGGCCGCTGTAAATAAACAGTATTTCTTCCCAAGCTCAAAGAAACGACGGATCCAGGAATGTCCCTTGGATGCTCTTTGAATCTCCTTGGAATCAATGACATAGAAGGTTGAACTTGGACCTCACTTATTCCTGCCGCTTCTGAGCCCAATGGATCTTCCGTTTTCATCTCTCCTTTATCTAGATTGGTCTCGGGATCATCTTCAGTGTCTGACTGGGACTCTCCCACGTCGAGATCAGTTTGGCTGGAGGGGTGATATGTGGGTCTTTTTGAAGTCCGACTTTCCTCAGATCGGCTCCGTCTGCGCTTTGGTTGAGAACGAGCAGGTATGTCCTCATCGTCTCCGCAACCGGGCTCTGAGTCATCGTCTTCGGGTTCCTTGAATAGATCAGCAATTTGAGCTAATCCCTTCAACGTAGATCTGAAGGATCGGGCTTGCTGGTAATCAATATCAACATTCTGTGCATCCTGAAGGAAGGCATCTATAAAAGCTATGTAATAGGACTTATTGTGGAGAGCAGTTGTGGATGATCCAACCCCCCGGTAGTTCTCGAGGGTAGAATCAATAGTTGGGTTGATATAAATGCAAGGGTTTTCAACTTTGAGCCAAATCCACTGACTTCTAAACCTAGGTAGGGATTCTCACGAATTCCTATTTGAACCGATTCAAACATCAGAACTTCCTGCTACAACTCGAATCTCTAAATTTTTCACCGATCTTTATACGATGATCGACCAGGATGACGCAAGAAACTTCATTCAATCAGTGTTGGATTTAAATGCCAGTGATCCTTCTACTCTTGACAAAGTTGTGTTCACCATACAATAATGAACTTCACCAATACCTTATTAAATTAAGTACGTTCataattttatactttaaaaaaaaaaaaatatattttaaagtaactcaatactgactgagtgatctattttataatacaaaaataatttagatatatgcttacatcaATGGTATAGTGCACAGAAGTGGTAAGTACAAAAATAGTAATTTTCCAGGAGAACGATTTAAAAGTTTGATGTTGTGTAGGAAATGTGTTAATAAGTTTATAGCTGCCGCAATATTCTTTAATTATTCAATAGTTACTTAAGTTCataaacaataatataaatacatttaaaatattagtaatattctTCTATGTCCAAATATTTAATAAGCAGTATGTACTTATTTCTGTACTTATTTCACTAAGCAGTGAAAGTAAGTCCTTTTTTTTAGCCTGACTTATAGGACGCTTGTTTGGATAAGCGTGTTGTAATGTTACTGACTCTCATTGTTTTACCTgtgaataaaaaagttattttttatcaACAGACGAATTAATCTCATACAATTATTCTTTTTACCTGTGCATTCCTCTTCTGATTGATATTGATTTCCAGAAAGTGTTCGTCTGAAAGTGTATATTTGTAAAGAATAGGGTGGGGTTTCTCCTTTACAAAGCGAAACCATTTAATTTTAAGCCAGTTAACGGAATCACCTGCAATATTGTTGGTAGTATTGTGTAGCGTTTCCTTTGACAGAAAGTGTGGGTCATAAATCTCCTCATATGTCAATGTTTAAACAATATACGGTCTAGGGTTTATTCTTGCAGCAGATATAAGTAACACCCATTCTCTAATTGTATAATTTTTCTTGTGTTTCCGCGCTCTTTCAATAGTTGCGTGTATAGCATCTGCTTTTAAGTAGGAATGCCCTGATTCCATAAATTTGAAATCTATTGTCTCTAGGTGGTTAAAGTGATTCACTGCATACAACATGGATGCGGAGACATAGACATGTTTGTTTCTGTTTTGCCCTCCACAGGTATCGGAGAAAGAGGAAAAGACCTCCTGACCCCCCGCCAGATTTAAGtgggaaaaaaataataatcaatataatatataCGATTTCGGTCCATTCGAAATATATTTACatggaaaagacaaaaatataggaAATTCATTCAAGTATtgctaaaacaatttttaacttgAACCCAAAGCAAATTATCAAATTTAACCGTAAATAAAAAAACCCGGTTAGGAGTTGTTTTTAAAGATTTCAAATCAGCCAATCTATGTGTGAATGATAAAAAATGGGAAAGTTTACAATATGATGTTTTTATTCCAAATCACAATGTCTCCTGTATGGGTATAATAAGAAACATATGCAAAGAAATATCTGAAGTAGAAATTAAAAAAGCAATTGAAACAAAATTGGCCTCCTGTAAAGTAATTGACATAAAGAGACTAACTAGGAGAATTCTTGAAGAGGAAAAAGAACAAATTTATGAACCAACAACTACTATATGCGTGATATTTACAGGAAAAGCACTGCCTAGAGAGGTTCTTGTATATGGATTGCTCATGAGGGTTATTCCATATATCAGCCCAGTTCTAATGTGAGGAAATTGCATTTTATATGGTCAGAGTAATAATCAATGCAGAGGAAACCCAAAATGCCAGAAATGGAGGAAAAACCAACACGAAGTGGCCTCGAATTGTGAAACATACTGCATTCATTGCAAACATCATGATCATATCTCTAAAGATAAAAAATCTAAAGAATTCCAacgacaaaaagaaataaaagcccTAATGTCTTTCTCTAACATCTCATATTATGAAGCAAACATGCAAATACCAAAAAATGAAAACAGGGAATATTCTTTCAACGAAGAGAATTTTCTTATCTTGCATAAAGAGTCCAAGcctaataatataatagatatcACAGAAAGAAGAACAGAAGCCATAAAGAATGATACAAATATACTAAGATATAACCGAATCGTCAAATCTCAACCAACAAAAAGAAGGAAACCAGACATGACAGGATATGACCAAAAACAACACAGTGCTCAACTAATTAATGCGGAGGGAAGATTGAACTGGGCAACAAACACTCACTCAATGCCATCAACATCAAAAAGTTGCAGTATAAATAAGGAAACTGAACTTGGAATCTCCTATGCAATGTCATTACTACCACCACAACATAAAGAGATGGTactatattttgtaaataacttgcTAAGAAACTTATACCCTCACTCATCTAATGTAtcacaatataaaacaattaaaagcaaCTCAACAAATAACATAACCTATGATTTAATGGAAGATGGGACGTGGGGCAGTATCTGATGCTTCAGAATACTAAGCCCAAACTAAAAAAAAGTTTTCACTCTGACTATAATACAATGGAATATGAGATCATATAATGCTAACGTGgataacttaaaataattatcaaagaaTACAATCCTGACATATTATTGCTGCATGAGACATGGTCatctcttttttctatttttattatttcctctgaattggtttgtttaagcttttttaagattttaccaagtaccaaatagtgatcgcttccCACATTGGGTGACGTCAAATTTCTCACATCCACTATCTGTTTATGGTGAATATTTCAGTTTGTGTCCACATAATCTATCATTGATCTATGTCCTCTTGTATTTTCAAACGTGTATTTGTGTTGCAACTCCGCCTGCATTGCCCACTACGTGGATCGAGTAGCTTGGTGGGTGATGTTGCCGGTatcaagcccggataaaggaggagagTTGTAGGGTTATCATACTCAGTCATATCATACTCAgtcaaacaaatataaataattaatacttAATTTTCTACTTCGAActagttattatattatattaatcatCAATTATTGTGTCCACATTTTCGCTGACAAAAATATTATTCCAAAATGTAATGCGATTTGGGGGCATTACTTGACCAATTTTAGTGattatattctgttttctttccaTGGTAATACCTCGTGGTTGAGAGATAGAGAGTGGTTTTGCAATGCCATTTTTTTGGATATTAGCCTTTAAAAAATTGGCACTTATGATTTCTCCTTCAAAACTAGTTTTATAACCTAATGTATGGAAACCTCTTATGAACTGAACTTCCACCATTTATTGAAGGTATGGACG includes these proteins:
- the LOC140450821 gene encoding uncharacterized protein; translation: MDSLLDTGRTLYADNFYSSVPLVQDLLERTLYCGTLRTNRKGLPKTIVTRKMKSYEVIGMCNKQGIKVIKWQHKRSVLMITSKGNHNTALYNTGRKNRKQVDILKLLCVIDYNKAKKGVDYSDQMPAYYTALRKTLKWYKKVAFELIFGAALVNSWIIYNTINSNTKWPLIKFREEVAFQLANKSTDQTLVQSSKRKHILTKPEGSGTKKRRNCMECYKKLRETMKSKEADKRVTKVTTYCSTCKEKPALCLPCFNFKHNAYI